A stretch of the Rosa rugosa chromosome 5, drRosRugo1.1, whole genome shotgun sequence genome encodes the following:
- the LOC133709735 gene encoding MACPF domain-containing protein At1g14780-like, which yields MRMEEGAEKPIEVRALEALGQGFDLSSDFRLKFAKGLDGSKGRLVVLNEDSKRDIVIPSGSGGGVVIHGVPHDIHCDKGDRIRFKSDVLEFNQMSELLNQKSSVQGKIPSGYLNSIFDLTGDWLQDAAETKYLAFDGFFISLYNLHLTASPLILRNKVQKSVPSRWDPAALSRFIHSYGTHIIVGMAVGGQDLVCVRQKSSSPVPPADLRRHLEDLGDFLFSDGPSLLRGKTRNGKQKIPEVFDRILQSNSMHLSTISETSSKDGLTVVCSKRGGDVFLNSHSNWLQTVLAEPEAILFKFVPITSLLTGLPGSGYLSHAINLYLRYKPDAEDLQHFLEFQVPRQWAPMFCELPLSHQRKRASCPSLQFSFMGPKIFVSSKQVSTSQKPVVGLRLYLEGKKCNRLAVHVQHLSSLPNTMDLSLANTSTTRPSWWRGSDDCELSGEFLEPIKWKRYSSICSSVVGHDPNWLKGGPSGVYIVTGAQLLSKGKWPKTVLHLRLHYTFVPNCAIRKTEWAGSPEPSHKSTFLTNLSTTFTFTQRAVTDQQKQDPAALNSGVYPEGPPVLNHSSKLLKFVDTAEVVRGPHDAPGHWLVTAAKLVKEGRRIGLHVKFALLDYW from the exons atGAGGATGGAAGAGGGTGCTGAGAAGCCCATAGAGGTGAGGGCTTTAGAGGCTCTTGGGCAGGGGTTTGATTTGAGCAGTGATTTCAGGTTGAAGTTTGCAAAAGGGTTGGATGGGAGTAAGGGGAGGTTGGTGGTTCTGAATGAGGATAGCAAGAGGGACATTGTCATTCCTAGTGGTAGTGGTGGGGGAGTTGTCATTCATGGAGTTCCTCACGATATTCACTGCGACAAAGGGGATCGAATCCGCTTCAAGTCCGATGTTCTTGAATTCAATCAG ATGTCTGAGCTACTTAATCAGAAATCTTCAGTTCAAGGGAAAATTCCTTCAGGATATCTGAATTCCATTTTTGATTTAACTGGAGACTGGCTTCAAGATGCTGCAGAAACAAAATATCTTGCTTTTGATGGTTTCTTCATTTCACTGTACAATTTGCACCTAACAGCATCTCCACTAATTTTGCGAAACAAAGTACAGAAATCTGTTCCATCTCGTTGGGATCCAGCTGCATTGTCTAG GTTCATCCATTCATACGGAACACACATAATAGTTGGGATGGCAGTTGGAGGTCAAGATTTAGTTTGTGTTAGGCAGAAATCCTCCTCACCAGTTCCTCCCGCTGATCTCAGAAGACACTTGGAGGATCTTGGAGATTTTCTATTTTCAGATGGACCTTCTTTACTACGGGGAAAAACAAGAAATGGAAAACAGAAA ATTCCAGAGGTGTTCGATCGTATTTTGCAGTCCAACTCCATGCATTTATCCACTATTTCCGAAACGTCAAGCAAGGAT GGCCTTACAGTCGTTTGCTCAAAAAGAGGAGGTGATGTGTTTCTGAATAGTCACTCCAATTGGCTCCAGACAGTCCTTGCTGAACCAGAAGCAATTCTCTTTAAGTTTGTACCCATTACTTCTCTTCTTACTGGTCTTCCAGGCAGTGGCTATCTCAGTCATGCAATCAACTTGTATCTACGTT ATAAGCCTGATGCAGAGGATTTACAACATTTCTTGGAGTTCCAAGTTCCGAGGCAATGGGCGCCAATGTTTTGTGAGCTTCCTCTTTCTCATCAACGGAAAAGGGCTTCTTGTCCTTCCCTGCAATTCAGTTTCATGGGCCCTAAGATCTTTGTTAGTTCTAAGCAG GTTTCAACCAGTCAAAAACCAGTTGTTGGCCTACGCCTGTATTTAGAAGGAAAAAAGTGCAATCGGTTGGCCGTTCACGTGCAGCATCTCTCAAGCCTTCCAAATACTATGGATCTTTCTTTGGCAAACACAAGCACAACAAGACCAAGCTGGTGGCGAGGTTCTGATGATTGTGAGCTGAGTGGTGAATTCTTAGAGCCGATTAAATGGAAAAGATACTCGAGCATCTGTTCATCTGTAGTTGGACATGACCCCAACTGGTTGAAGGGAGGTCCAAGTGGTGTGTATATTGTAACCGGTGCACAACTACTAAGCAAAGGAAAATGGCCAAAGACGGTACTTCACCTTCGTCTGCATTACACCTTTGTACCCAATTGTGCAATCCGGAAGACTGAATGGGCTGGGTCGCCAGAGCCTTCTCACAAATCAACGTTCCTTACAAATCTCAGCACCACGTTTACGTTCACTCAAAGGGCAGTTACTGATCAGCAAAAGCAGGATCCAGCTGCACTTAATTCAGGTGTATATCCAGAAGGCCCTCCAGTGCTAAATCACTCTTCTAAGCTGCTAAAATTTGTGGACACGGCTGAGGTGGTGCGAGGGCCACATGATGCTCCAGGGCATTGGTTAGTAACAGCTGCTAAGCTAGTAAAAGAGGGACGTAGAATTGGTCTGCATGTAAAGTTTGCCTTGTTAGACTATTGGTGA